One Mycoplasmoides pneumoniae FH genomic region harbors:
- a CDS encoding 3-keto-L-gulonate-6-phosphate decarboxylase UlaD, protein MALPLIQIALDNLSLASALNDLAKVGDAVDVIEVGTILLTAEGVNAVKEIAKRYPHKLIVADGKIADAGKVFSQMFFDAGAHFTTVICAAELPTVKDVVTVGNSYTPIKETQVEMTSNFTWEQVTQWKQVGVQQVVWHRSRDAQAAGVNWSDKDLQAVKRLADLGFKVTVTGGITLNDIQLFKDIPIYIFIAGRTIRDASDPLQTVQQFKDEFHKYWK, encoded by the coding sequence ATGGCTTTACCTTTAATCCAAATTGCGCTTGATAACCTCAGTTTAGCGAGTGCTTTAAATGACCTGGCTAAAGTCGGGGATGCTGTTGATGTTATTGAAGTGGGCACTATCTTACTAACAGCGGAGGGCGTTAATGCTGTTAAAGAAATTGCCAAACGCTATCCCCATAAGTTAATAGTGGCTGATGGCAAGATTGCTGATGCGGGGAAGGTGTTTAGCCAAATGTTCTTTGATGCTGGGGCACACTTTACCACGGTCATTTGTGCAGCGGAATTGCCCACCGTAAAGGATGTGGTAACTGTGGGTAACAGTTACACGCCCATAAAAGAAACCCAGGTGGAAATGACCAGTAACTTCACTTGGGAGCAGGTAACGCAGTGAAAACAAGTGGGAGTTCAGCAGGTAGTGTGACACCGTTCCCGTGATGCCCAAGCAGCGGGAGTCAACTGATCAGATAAGGATTTGCAAGCAGTGAAACGCTTAGCGGATTTGGGCTTTAAGGTCACCGTTACCGGCGGCATTACCCTCAACGACATCCAGTTATTTAAGGATATTCCCATTTATATCTTTATTGCTGGGCGTACCATTAGGGATGCTAGTGATCCACTTCAAACCGTACAACAATTTAAAGATGAGTTTCACAAGTACTGAAAATAA
- a CDS encoding MPN491 family membrane nuclease, whose protein sequence is MKLTLWLVLGAVGVGAVGTGVGFGTKYFLDHKAKSNVDVAFKQRSLRKQVNVGFWNALNFLGSERSFGNQNSKVKTKGIAEIINLLKYDIVGLAEIQPSTESTAERFVDQLNEYADPYTSWSYDLSPVTTSKTASEGQKERILIVYNSQSVKMEGQGWFYDNPEMDISNYVSDGSSSKTRTPKKTKTSKKKPTKKKSSRSKSSKGSKKQKTTNESESETLELKLEQRRVTTRSQSKQQKGQEQATDQTDSEGVTTEEGADNTDTELVETTAETTEQEATTESTKDTKETKDRIKVDWSRPPYSAEFSTQKGKVVVAFGHFDSPGANTKRGEKIAKMGKGQGAHEYFEAQTTFKAMDSIKQHFNNENILFMADTNIKFGNQAAAFGESKDYTFLTEDNEAWKSSLGTKSGYANPYDKIITSNSFKNKVLNQAEPYWNYFDRYLKTKGHNSYLFDLASWGTKPRTISDHAPVGVLF, encoded by the coding sequence ATGAAATTAACACTTTGGCTGGTGTTGGGCGCTGTCGGAGTCGGTGCAGTTGGTACGGGTGTGGGCTTTGGTACCAAGTACTTTTTAGACCACAAAGCCAAAAGTAACGTGGACGTTGCGTTTAAACAACGTTCACTACGCAAACAGGTCAATGTGGGCTTTTGGAATGCACTCAACTTCTTGGGTAGTGAAAGAAGTTTCGGCAACCAAAACAGTAAGGTTAAAACCAAGGGGATTGCTGAAATTATTAACCTCCTTAAGTACGACATTGTCGGTTTAGCGGAAATTCAACCATCCACTGAAAGTACTGCTGAACGGTTTGTCGACCAACTCAACGAGTACGCTGATCCTTATACCTCCTGGTCTTATGATCTATCTCCCGTAACTACCAGTAAGACTGCTAGTGAAGGCCAGAAGGAACGGATCTTAATTGTTTACAACAGCCAGAGTGTCAAAATGGAGGGACAAGGTTGGTTTTATGACAATCCCGAAATGGACATTAGTAACTATGTCAGTGATGGGAGTTCTTCCAAAACAAGAACACCTAAGAAAACTAAAACTAGTAAAAAGAAGCCTACTAAAAAGAAAAGTTCAAGAAGCAAATCTTCCAAAGGTAGTAAGAAACAAAAAACTACCAATGAAAGTGAAAGTGAAACTTTAGAACTCAAACTGGAACAACGCCGTGTAACAACACGCTCACAATCAAAGCAACAAAAGGGGCAAGAACAAGCAACTGATCAAACTGATAGTGAGGGTGTGACTACTGAAGAAGGAGCAGATAACACTGACACTGAATTAGTTGAAACCACAGCGGAAACAACCGAACAAGAAGCTACCACGGAAAGTACAAAAGACACTAAGGAAACTAAAGATAGAATCAAAGTGGACTGATCGCGTCCCCCTTACAGTGCTGAATTTAGTACCCAAAAGGGCAAAGTAGTAGTGGCTTTTGGTCATTTTGACTCTCCGGGGGCAAACACTAAGCGGGGTGAAAAAATCGCTAAGATGGGCAAGGGTCAAGGTGCCCATGAATACTTTGAAGCGCAAACTACCTTCAAGGCAATGGATTCCATTAAGCAGCACTTTAACAACGAAAACATCCTGTTTATGGCTGACACTAACATTAAATTCGGTAATCAAGCCGCTGCTTTTGGTGAAAGCAAAGATTACACCTTTTTAACTGAAGATAATGAAGCGTGAAAATCTTCATTGGGTACAAAGAGTGGTTATGCCAACCCTTATGATAAGATTATTACCTCTAACAGCTTTAAGAATAAGGTCTTGAATCAAGCTGAACCCTACTGAAATTACTTTGACCGTTACTTAAAAACTAAGGGTCACAATAGTTATCTGTTTGATCTAGCTAGTTGGGGCACTAAACCTAGAACTATTTCTGACCACGCCCCTGTAGGAGTGTTGTTTTAA
- a CDS encoding PTS sugar transporter subunit IIA, whose translation MTKLDFKAVLKQHHTVRLHQTAQDWKQAIQLCIHPLIAAKLVQPAYFDDILKSVAQYGPYFIIAENVAMPHAQNNGTVQQNCFSLVTLKEPVYFDNDPRPVRLLIGLAATSAAIHTTEALPQIAALVEDTQVVKDLLDCCDETSLFAVIDRVNLHKYLT comes from the coding sequence ATGACAAAGCTCGATTTTAAGGCCGTCTTAAAGCAACACCACACCGTGCGGTTGCACCAAACCGCGCAGGACTGAAAACAAGCGATACAGCTCTGCATCCATCCTTTAATTGCTGCCAAGTTAGTCCAACCAGCTTACTTTGATGACATTCTAAAGAGTGTAGCTCAGTACGGTCCGTATTTCATTATTGCGGAAAATGTCGCCATGCCTCATGCCCAGAATAACGGTACGGTACAGCAAAACTGCTTCTCTTTAGTGACCCTAAAGGAACCAGTTTACTTTGACAACGATCCCCGCCCGGTGCGCTTGTTAATTGGATTAGCGGCTACCAGCGCTGCCATTCATACGACAGAAGCTTTACCACAAATTGCGGCCCTAGTAGAAGATACTCAAGTGGTTAAGGACTTGTTGGACTGTTGTGATGAGACCAGCTTGTTTGCTGTGATTGATCGGGTTAACTTACACAAATATTTAACTTAA
- a CDS encoding L-ribulose-5-phosphate 4-epimerase, translating into MDQKMINDLKEQVFQTNLLLPKYGLVIHTWGNVSMIAPNRQFFVIKPSGVSYDKMRAQDMVVVDLDNNVLDTNGLKPSSDTPTHALMYKHCPDIKAIVHTHSTLATSFAQADKPIPCLGTTHADNFFGPIPCTRALSDSEINGAYEHNTGLVILEHLKNNQVDVNACAAILVKEHGSFVWSNKNGKDAVDRALTLEQVAQMALYTQMINPHMKEANPALQQKHYNRKHGKDAYYGQNTKQED; encoded by the coding sequence ATGGATCAAAAAATGATAAATGACCTCAAAGAACAGGTTTTTCAAACGAATTTATTACTACCCAAATATGGCTTAGTCATCCACACTTGGGGTAATGTTTCGATGATTGCCCCGAACCGTCAGTTCTTTGTCATTAAACCAAGTGGTGTGAGCTATGACAAGATGCGTGCCCAAGATATGGTAGTGGTCGATTTGGACAACAATGTTCTAGATACCAACGGCCTCAAACCATCAAGTGATACCCCAACCCATGCGTTAATGTACAAACATTGTCCAGATATTAAAGCTATTGTGCACACCCACTCTACTTTAGCGACATCGTTTGCTCAAGCCGATAAGCCGATTCCTTGTCTTGGTACTACCCATGCTGATAACTTCTTTGGACCAATCCCGTGTACTAGGGCTTTAAGTGACAGTGAAATTAATGGAGCTTATGAACATAATACTGGTTTAGTCATTCTGGAACACCTCAAAAACAACCAGGTTGATGTCAATGCTTGTGCGGCCATCTTAGTCAAAGAACACGGTTCGTTTGTTTGGTCCAATAAGAATGGCAAGGATGCAGTGGACCGGGCGTTAACTTTAGAACAAGTGGCCCAAATGGCCTTATATACCCAAATGATCAATCCCCACATGAAAGAAGCAAACCCAGCGTTACAACAAAAGCACTATAACCGCAAACATGGTAAAGATGCTTACTATGGACAAAATACTAAGCAAGAAGATTAA
- a CDS encoding MPN499 family protein has translation MVKMLTMDKILSKKIKVNWLGGVFWLLPNLLDLFSASKRKASVRPYQSLLELVQENFLNRYDLVHFSFNGDHDFFHFNDLQAIRSFNFTIEEEQLGAMQPDEVLLFEPVDRVTVELDQKGLSLIHSGKAFCASANYFKHWLKRVPQQDKVTLVWRKSGFELKQ, from the coding sequence ATGGTAAAGATGCTTACTATGGACAAAATACTAAGCAAGAAGATTAAAGTGAACTGGTTGGGCGGGGTGTTTTGGTTATTACCTAACTTACTCGATCTGTTTTCCGCTAGCAAACGTAAAGCGAGTGTGCGACCCTACCAAAGCTTATTGGAACTGGTTCAAGAAAACTTCTTGAACCGGTATGACCTCGTGCACTTTAGCTTTAATGGTGACCATGACTTCTTTCACTTTAATGATTTACAAGCCATTAGGAGCTTTAACTTTACGATAGAAGAGGAACAACTAGGAGCAATGCAACCAGATGAGGTTTTACTGTTTGAACCTGTGGATCGTGTAACAGTGGAATTAGATCAAAAGGGTTTGAGTTTAATCCACAGTGGCAAAGCTTTTTGTGCTAGTGCAAACTACTTTAAGCACTGGCTAAAACGCGTACCACAGCAAGACAAAGTGACCCTAGTGTGGCGAAAATCAGGTTTTGAATTAAAGCAGTAG
- a CDS encoding PTS sugar transporter subunit IIB: MENKKLHIIAACGNGMGTSMLIKIKVEKIMKELGYTAKVEALSMGQTKGMEHSADIIISSIHLTSEFNPNAKAKIVGVLNLMDENEIKQALSKVL, from the coding sequence ATGGAAAATAAGAAATTACACATTATTGCTGCTTGTGGTAACGGCATGGGTACGAGCATGCTAATCAAGATTAAGGTTGAAAAGATTATGAAGGAGTTGGGCTACACCGCCAAAGTGGAAGCTTTGTCAATGGGACAAACCAAGGGGATGGAGCACAGCGCTGACATTATTATTTCCTCGATTCACTTAACGAGTGAGTTTAACCCGAATGCTAAGGCCAAGATTGTTGGGGTGTTAAACCTGATGGATGAAAACGAAATTAAGCAAGCGTTAAGTAAGGTGCTTTAA
- a CDS encoding L-ribulose-5-phosphate 3-epimerase: protein MSFTSTENKHLLGVYEKAINNKFAWKDKIAIAKQASFDFIELSIDESDARLQRLDWSDTEINQLHNELQAQTFCLNSMCLSAHRRFPLGSKNKTTVQQGLTIFEKACVLARKLGIRIIQLAAYDVYYEPHDTETERNFITNMRKVAELAQKYAVTIAFEVMDTPFAGTIVRCLNLIKRIGKANILLYPDIGNLSQFSTAVFDEIALGQDKIVGFHFKDTLPKQFKEVPFGTGTAQFEAALKAIHQYVPTVPILIEMWSKNDPAESTVQNVAQLKQAKQFYEQQWDLALKRVK, encoded by the coding sequence ATGAGTTTCACAAGTACTGAAAATAAACACCTCCTGGGTGTTTATGAAAAGGCAATTAACAATAAGTTTGCCTGAAAGGACAAAATTGCTATTGCTAAGCAAGCTAGCTTTGACTTTATTGAGTTGAGCATTGATGAATCGGATGCTAGGTTACAACGCTTGGATTGGAGTGATACCGAAATTAACCAACTCCACAATGAGTTACAAGCACAAACCTTTTGTTTAAACTCAATGTGTTTAAGTGCCCACCGGCGCTTTCCTTTGGGTTCCAAGAATAAAACTACTGTCCAACAGGGCTTAACCATTTTTGAAAAGGCCTGTGTGTTAGCACGCAAACTAGGGATTCGTATTATCCAGTTAGCGGCTTATGATGTGTATTATGAGCCACATGACACAGAAACAGAACGCAATTTCATTACTAACATGCGGAAAGTGGCAGAGTTAGCGCAAAAGTACGCTGTTACCATTGCCTTTGAGGTGATGGACACGCCGTTTGCTGGCACGATTGTGCGTTGTTTAAACTTGATTAAGCGGATTGGTAAGGCTAACATTTTGCTCTATCCGGATATTGGTAACCTATCGCAATTTAGTACGGCAGTCTTTGATGAAATCGCATTAGGTCAAGACAAGATAGTGGGCTTTCACTTTAAAGATACTTTACCCAAGCAGTTTAAGGAAGTACCGTTTGGCACAGGTACAGCCCAATTTGAAGCAGCTTTAAAAGCCATTCACCAGTATGTACCAACAGTACCAATTCTAATTGAAATGTGATCGAAAAATGATCCTGCTGAAAGTACCGTGCAAAATGTGGCGCAGTTAAAACAAGCCAAGCAGTTTTACGAACAGCAGTGGGACTTGGCTTTAAAGAGAGTTAAATAG
- a CDS encoding PTS ascorbate transporter subunit IIC — protein MLNKIKLQQKRKLIIGWSVFALINLVVILLTVLLRAGLPNLVSKGVTPFSAQAFGDAFIFLITRVYLDNFLRQPALLLGVITLIGYLALGRGGVQSVVGALKTVIGFILLSIGSGVLVSTARPVFDTIKGLGGTGVVLLDPYFSLASANDFFTNSFLNNDYVSLIAFSLLVGFIVNIIFVGLKRWTNTNSIMVTGHVMLQQAAVVTTLFYIVLFRQIPLLGTGIAYGAQAGLVIISGIFLGVYWSTASTGTYLVTNKVTNNAGFSIGHQQMLGIMTVAKLGKYFGDKNDSAEHKKLPKALKIFEDNIFTQTIIILSLFVVLFIVILASYKGDKPLLINWDKFGAINGLEIWNTTFGGANFTLNIIGGALKMVASLIAIMTGVRMFITELQQAFQGISEKVVPGAVVAVDIAAVYGFSINSVTFGFLSGVIGQFLAVAIMAGISYIPGNQFSFVAIPLFITLFFNSGAFGVYANAEGGWKAALLLPGIIGFLEIIVISFALRTVSNAYQASALLDAKQSFDLKALMGNSLDNNNGSALKTAVEKVVNATGVNRITEAQSFVKSDSFNSLKAVNSTLAQAIEWISKSASPVDNGFIGMADWNLYFGLLVWIGAYNVIGGWILVILATVGLILLAQIIDNGKQTKVTKLQQLLKINPQLDLNN, from the coding sequence ATGCTCAACAAAATTAAGCTCCAACAAAAACGTAAGTTAATTATCGGTTGATCCGTTTTTGCTTTGATCAACCTGGTGGTAATTCTCTTGACAGTATTACTGCGTGCAGGATTACCGAACTTAGTTAGTAAGGGAGTAACCCCGTTTTCGGCCCAAGCCTTTGGTGATGCCTTTATCTTTTTAATTACGCGGGTATACCTCGATAACTTTTTGCGTCAACCAGCGCTATTGTTAGGTGTTATTACCCTAATTGGTTACCTTGCTTTAGGTCGTGGTGGGGTGCAATCGGTGGTGGGGGCACTAAAGACCGTAATTGGCTTTATCCTGTTAAGCATTGGTAGTGGCGTGTTGGTGTCCACCGCCCGTCCCGTTTTTGACACGATTAAGGGTTTAGGGGGTACTGGTGTGGTACTATTGGATCCTTACTTTTCCTTAGCATCAGCGAACGATTTCTTTACGAACAGTTTCTTGAACAATGACTATGTGTCCTTGATTGCCTTTTCGCTGTTAGTGGGCTTTATTGTCAACATTATCTTTGTGGGGTTAAAGCGTTGAACTAACACCAATTCGATTATGGTTACTGGACACGTTATGTTGCAACAAGCAGCGGTAGTTACTACGCTGTTCTATATTGTCTTGTTCCGCCAAATTCCGTTGTTGGGTACGGGCATTGCTTACGGTGCCCAAGCCGGTCTAGTGATTATTAGTGGTATCTTTTTGGGAGTTTACTGGTCTACGGCCTCTACGGGTACCTATTTAGTGACCAATAAGGTAACCAATAATGCTGGTTTTTCGATTGGTCACCAGCAGATGTTAGGGATTATGACGGTTGCTAAATTGGGCAAGTACTTTGGTGACAAAAACGATAGTGCCGAGCACAAAAAACTGCCTAAGGCCCTAAAGATCTTTGAAGATAATATCTTCACCCAAACGATCATTATCCTTAGTTTGTTTGTGGTGTTGTTTATTGTGATTTTGGCTAGTTACAAGGGTGATAAACCACTGTTAATTAACTGGGACAAATTTGGTGCCATTAATGGTTTAGAGATTTGAAACACTACCTTTGGCGGAGCTAACTTTACGCTCAACATTATTGGGGGTGCTTTGAAAATGGTGGCCAGCTTAATTGCCATTATGACTGGGGTAAGGATGTTTATCACTGAGTTACAACAGGCGTTTCAAGGTATTAGTGAAAAGGTAGTACCAGGGGCCGTGGTAGCGGTTGATATTGCAGCTGTTTATGGGTTTTCAATTAACTCCGTGACCTTTGGGTTTTTAAGTGGGGTCATTGGTCAGTTTTTAGCTGTTGCCATTATGGCTGGCATTAGCTATATTCCGGGTAACCAGTTTAGCTTTGTGGCGATTCCTTTGTTTATTACACTCTTCTTTAACAGTGGTGCCTTTGGCGTGTATGCTAATGCCGAGGGTGGTTGGAAGGCGGCCTTACTGCTCCCGGGTATTATTGGCTTTTTAGAAATTATTGTGATTTCATTTGCGCTGCGCACCGTATCAAACGCTTACCAGGCTTCGGCACTGTTAGATGCTAAACAAAGCTTTGATTTAAAGGCGTTAATGGGTAATAGTTTGGACAATAACAACGGTTCGGCATTAAAAACAGCCGTAGAAAAGGTTGTAAATGCTACTGGTGTTAACCGGATAACCGAAGCGCAAAGCTTTGTTAAATCCGATAGCTTTAACAGTTTAAAAGCTGTTAACAGTACGCTAGCACAAGCAATTGAGTGGATCAGTAAAAGTGCATCACCCGTTGACAACGGTTTTATTGGAATGGCTGACTGGAATCTTTACTTTGGGTTGTTAGTTTGAATTGGGGCTTACAATGTAATTGGTGGTTGGATCTTAGTAATTTTGGCTACCGTTGGTTTAATCTTGCTGGCACAAATTATTGACAATGGTAAGCAAACTAAAGTAACTAAATTACAACAATTACTCAAAATTAACCCACAATTAGATTTAAATAACTAA